ttaaaagaagctattgtgaatggatgaTTTTTCTCACCATACCTAAAGTaggaaaagaaattattaagGATTGAACTTCCCATTAAGCATATCTTTAACCTTTCCTGGAAACAACATACTAACaaagtatttacattttatttcaaagacagttcttctacctactggttcattcctcaagtgctaTGCCAAGCTGAGCCAAGAGGGCGTTACTGCCTTCAATTACAACACTATTTTAAGTGAGGATTGTATGAGCTAGTTTTATTCAGTCACTCAGCAAAACTCAAATGCTACTCACTCTTTATTCAACTAAGGGGCTGAATTGCCTTTGTGCCACCTTCCAGATAATGCCTTTACTACTTTGAAGCCTGCAGTTTGCACTAAAATGCAATGATTCAAGTCACACTTCAAGTATTCTGCTACGTCTTTGTGCTTCCCCCTCCATCTACACGTAATAGAAGTCCGCTAACAGGAGTTTGCACCTGAAATCTTAACCAGTGTCCTCACTGCTGAGACCTTGGGCATCATCCCTCACAAAGGTGGGTGGGGCTGACTAGATCATGGGAAGTTTCCAAGTGTTACAGAGCACAAAGTATGGGCTCACTCACCTGCAGCACACTTCAAAGGGATCTACCCATATGGTCATCTCCTTTGGAAGCCCCAGGTGAGAAAAGTCTACATTACTCTCGGCACAAGCCCTTTCTAAAATGGGATCTTTATTCTGGTTATTGTTGATCCTGatacacctttaaaaagaaaaagaggaggaggagcaaagggaaatgaaaacatgaGTACAAGTGCTTTTGCAAGAGAATCACATTGCAGGCATTCTGCTCCACTACATCCAGCTCCCACCTTCCCCTCACCCGCCACTcttacaagaggaaaaaaaattttgacttgGTGATCAATGTGTGCTGCATCACTAAATCACAGGTCACCAAATGCTCACTGCACATCTTTTATGGTAAATTCAAGTTAAAAGTTGTTTAATCTACTTCATGCATAGGGGTTACTTCAGGTTTTCAACTACAtcatctccacctctcctcctttTAAGCCTACATCTTTAACTTAaagacaggcagctggatcacTGCATATCCCTAACAGGTGGGAACTGCTTGATGGTTACTTCCCTTCGCCATGCCACACAATAACTCCCACCTGAAGCCTTGCCCTTTAGCAGGGCGATCGGAGTGCCAGTGACCTCTGTAGGTCTCAAACAAGACTGTCATCAGCTTTTCTGCAAAGTCTTCTATTTGTTGCTTACTCAGTTTGTCATGTTTTTTTACCAGTTTTGTGAGAAAGAAAACTGTTGTTGCAATTTCATCTCTCATGATTTGAGGAAATTCTAAGAGGAGACCTgagaacattaaaagaaaaagaagaaattacacAGAAACAAGGGCTTAATCTACTGTCAATATATTATTGCCCTTTGGAATTTTTATTTGCCTCGAGTGTAAAACAGAAGTAATTTGCTTGAAAGAGTATTTAGTGAACTAAAAAGCCTATCAACACCATCAACAAATGAGACAGCCAAGAACACCAATTCCTTACGTAACCAAACTTAaagttttcaaaaactaaaaaatcctTTAGAAGCACTTAAAACATTAAGTGTTTCTTAAAACACTTTAAACATTAcgcagctaaaaaaaaaaaaaaaaacttgatacaGAGAGTAAACCACACCAAGCACCATTTTTAAGAACATATTTAACAAGAGCAAAACACtgcaggagacagcagctctaaaaTGTGGTTTATCAACTGCACACTTTAAGATTTATCAAACACATATCATACTTGCCAGCAAAAGCTCTTCAGCTCCAACAAAACACGGGCCAGAGGGAGAAGACCAACTgcactacactctgtgtttctaacTCTCAACCCTGCCTGCTTGATGAGTTTTTAGGCTGAGGTTTATATGAGCACAGGCCCTAATTGCTGATTGGGGGCGTCACCTGCCACAGGTGTTGTCTGCTAGGATAATCACATACAGCTTTAACCAGGTCTCCATCAGATGGCTCCTTGGGATATGTAGTGTTAAATGCTAAAAAAGTGCTTAAAGATTTTTCACTCTGGATTTACAACTTCTATTTTGCTAACTAAACCTCATCTTTTATGACATAGAATGAGAAGGAAGCCTTCTTCATCCATATACTAATATCCTACATCCCAGTAATTTCACCTCTAATTCTGTCAATATATTAAGTAGTTTTGTCTTGGATCCTTTGAACAGTCATTAtggtgttgtacctgagcgagtatgaacaaaggagctccacacattgataaaatttgatggtcctttatttgccagcggtggagagtgggctcatgccctaaagaactctcgaccctgaagcccaaagcaacaaggtttataaaggcaaaaaccacaaaatcgggaggggaatacatggttactggggtcaagctgacctaaaacctatgtgaaactagtattaattataatcttgacaataccagttacaattttaacaattttaattataatcttgacattaatccaggtattggttttaatcatatgtaggacatagacaaattacatttttatcattaacccaggtgtagcctatccacttccaagcttgagcgatcatgctgggggtttctatgctctgccaagtgtgatgtagtctcacggtgtgtggggggggggggggggtaccttcccagaatggagtcttaggttctccaaaatggagtccctactgtcaaggtgctacttcaatgGTTTCTCTACACACTTTTtactaaaatgtttatttatggaaTAAGCAAAAGAGATATGAGTTTCAGTCTGAGAGATCTGAGAATTGATCTCACTGATTCTCACAGAGAGGGTCAATACCCAACTTAGTTAGATTCACTGAATCTACCTTACCCCATATCTGCTGAAGCGATTCTTTTAAAGGTAAGGCCTGGGCGTCAGTATTTAATAAGTTCCCCTAGGTGACTTTTTTTACActgagtatatttttattttaatattatttgagGTTTTACAACTATTTGAAATGCCAAAattgttttttataatttatttttaattgacacgaAATAATTACACATAGTTATACAGGGTAGTATAATTCAATagatgtatacaatgtgtaatgatcaaatcatggTAGTAAGCATCCCATCTCCTTAGAAGGTTTTTCACCCCCAGGGTAATTCTTACACCCATTAATATTTAAGAAACATCATACCTGCCATACCTATAGCTTTGACATCCGCAATTACTGGTCATTCCATTTCTTGGCCAGTGAAAAGAATTTCACTTTCCTCCAAGGAAAgccatttcatttctaaaaatctCCAAATACTAGTTACTCCTTTCATCCACTGGGGAGCCAAATCcaactctctcattctctgtgtgtgtggagccTTGTTTTCCCCTCTGGAACTATACTGGTTGTATTGAATCTTCCAGGATAGGATGATGTTTCCAATACTAGAAAGTCAGCCTCCCCTGAGTCCTCCCTTTTGGGAGGCTAAATATTCTTAGCTTTCTACCAATTCTTCCTATGGACACGTTACTCAGCTCATCTGCTGGGAACTAGAAGAGTTTAGATGAGTTTCAGGTGTGTCAGTAATCCCCCTGTGAAGTATGGGGCCAAACATGCACATGATTCTTCCGGTGCGCTGCACCAGTAAAGACAAGCATGGTCCAGTCCCTCGATCTCTCTGAATGCTGTAGTTTAGGACACATCCTCAGGTGGCATTTACTGGCAAGTATTCTTTTCACTGATGTACTCTTTTGTCACAACTTTCCTTCCCTGCATAGTATACTATTCAAGAAGATTGTCTTTGGAAGCAGACAGACCTAGGTATGGATTGCGGCTTCACAATTCACTTGCTCAGCTTCCCTCTGCAACTTTCAGTTTCCTATCTGTCAGAGGTACAATAGCAACCTCACAGGGTTTTTATCAAGAGTACAATAGATAATTAAAACACCTGATCTTGAGCCTATAGGAAGGCAGTACAGTAGAATAATTAAGAAATCAGCTATGAAATCAACAGGAAGGATGCTGCTCAGTCCTCCAGCTTACTAGAAATGGGAAATTTTCTTAAGCTCTCTAATCTTCAAGATTTGCATCTttgaagagaaaatgagaaatgtaTCTATGAGGgctgtggatttttttaaaagatttacctaGCAATATTCAGGCGGAGTtgcagtacttggaccatcttcttccactttccaggcacattagcaggagctggatcagaggtagagcagccataactcagcatctcaagcagtggcatAAACATTGCACCAGAAGGCTAGCCTCGGCTTTGGAATTAGATGGCTGGCATTGCATCCTAACTTGATTGATTGTCATTTAACTTCTCTGTACCTCAATTTCTTCAGCTATATAAA
This window of the Lepus europaeus isolate LE1 chromosome 7, mLepTim1.pri, whole genome shotgun sequence genome carries:
- the BTG4 gene encoding protein BTG4, with product MRDEIATTVFFLTKLVKKHDKLSKQQIEDFAEKLMTVLFETYRGHWHSDRPAKGQGFRCIRINNNQNKDPILERACAESNVDFSHLGLPKEMTIWVDPFEVCCRYGEKNHPFTIASFKGRGEEWELSQQIGYAVNKATLDHSSSMSSDEENYCREPQIIPKVSNPKSIYQVENLKQNFQSWFQMSRRKHMADGHVGLLGSACHTVYKNPRCYRPAMHRVDRYHWVNTNR